A single region of the Streptomyces sp. ITFR-16 genome encodes:
- a CDS encoding Bax inhibitor-1/YccA family protein: MRSSNPVFSRRGFSRDNSYAGFNAAPQAGAPAAGANPYAQGTAPNPYATNPYAQQDGQYGAPQAPARSGVMTIDDVVTRTALTLGTVVLGAALAWALLPVDEANLNKSYGIAIGAALIAFVLSLVQSFKRKPVPALIIAYAAFEGVFLGVISSAVSTYISPGVVMQAVMGTMCVFAGVLLAYKMRWIRVTRRFYGFVMAAAMGFMLLMVVNLLFAAFGGGDGLGFRSGGLGILFGVIGIVLGACFLALDFKQVEDGIAYGAPREESWLAAFGLTMTLVWIYLEMLRLLSILSGDD; encoded by the coding sequence ATGAGGAGCAGCAACCCGGTCTTCTCGCGACGGGGCTTCAGCCGCGACAACAGTTACGCGGGCTTCAACGCGGCACCGCAGGCCGGGGCCCCCGCAGCGGGTGCCAACCCGTACGCGCAGGGCACCGCCCCGAACCCGTACGCGACGAACCCCTACGCGCAGCAGGACGGCCAGTACGGCGCCCCGCAGGCGCCCGCGCGCTCCGGCGTGATGACGATCGACGACGTCGTCACCCGTACGGCGCTGACGCTGGGCACGGTCGTGCTCGGCGCCGCTCTCGCCTGGGCGCTGCTGCCGGTCGACGAGGCGAACCTCAACAAGTCGTACGGCATCGCGATCGGCGCGGCGCTCATCGCCTTCGTGCTGTCGCTCGTCCAGTCCTTCAAGCGCAAGCCCGTTCCCGCGCTGATCATCGCGTACGCCGCGTTCGAGGGTGTGTTCCTCGGCGTCATCTCCAGTGCCGTCAGCACCTACATCTCGCCCGGTGTGGTGATGCAGGCGGTGATGGGCACCATGTGCGTCTTCGCCGGCGTGCTGCTGGCGTACAAGATGCGCTGGATCCGGGTCACCCGCCGGTTCTACGGCTTCGTGATGGCCGCCGCGATGGGCTTCATGCTCCTGATGGTGGTCAACCTGCTGTTCGCCGCCTTCGGTGGCGGCGACGGCCTGGGCTTCCGCAGCGGCGGCCTCGGCATCCTCTTCGGTGTCATCGGCATCGTGCTCGGCGCCTGCTTTCTGGCCCTGGACTTCAAGCAGGTCGAGGACGGCATCGCGTACGGCGCTCCGCGCGAGGAGTCCTGGCTGGCGGCCTTCGGCCTCACCATGACCCTGGTGTGGATCTACCTGGAGATGCTGCGTCTGCTCTCCATCCTCAGCGGCGACGACTAG
- a CDS encoding DUF4259 domain-containing protein produces the protein MGTWGAGNFDSDTAADHLSALVDRLVAEVTEVMSGDPAEIEPDEYGGVAVPCNLELLLMLDAAGWVGVTLPPAEVVRQWQESYMAVWERTIDGLGPSDAYRAERRAVLTGTFERLARAAGPSS, from the coding sequence GTGGGGACCTGGGGTGCGGGGAACTTCGACAGTGATACGGCGGCGGACCATCTCTCCGCCCTGGTGGACCGGCTGGTCGCCGAGGTGACGGAGGTGATGTCCGGTGACCCGGCGGAGATCGAGCCGGACGAGTACGGGGGCGTGGCCGTCCCCTGCAATCTGGAGCTGCTGCTCATGCTCGACGCCGCCGGGTGGGTGGGCGTGACGCTTCCGCCGGCCGAGGTGGTCCGGCAGTGGCAGGAGTCGTACATGGCGGTGTGGGAGCGGACCATCGACGGCCTGGGGCCGAGCGACGCGTACAGGGCCGAGCGCCGGGCCGTGCTCACCGGGACGTTCGAGCGCCTGGCCCGGGCGGCGGGGCCGTCGAGCTGA
- a CDS encoding DUF4287 domain-containing protein, producing the protein MSQVLSEETHRNLLSRIPHCTGREISDWLRTVEDGPALRFEEKVSWLRSEHNLAYGHAQALIHEYDLRRAARKLL; encoded by the coding sequence ATGTCCCAAGTCCTGTCCGAAGAGACCCACCGCAATCTGCTCTCCAGAATTCCGCACTGCACCGGTCGTGAGATCTCCGACTGGCTGCGCACCGTCGAGGACGGCCCGGCTCTCCGCTTCGAGGAGAAGGTCAGCTGGCTGCGGAGTGAGCACAACCTCGCGTACGGACACGCGCAGGCACTCATCCACGAGTACGACCTGCGCAGAGCGGCGCGCAAGCTGCTCTGA
- a CDS encoding ABC transporter ATP-binding protein — MTTMSTAHRATAVAARATELSKVYGEGETKVTALDRVTVDFPQGEFTAIMGPSGSGKSTLMHCVAGLDSFSSGSVRIGETELGSLKDKQLTQLRRDKIGFIFQAFNLLPTLTALENITLPMDIAGRKPDQDWLHKVIEMVGLSDRLKHRPTELSGGQQQRVAVARALASRPEIIFGDEPTGNLDSRSGAEVLGFLRNSVRELGQTVVMVTHDPAAASYADRVIFLADGAIVDQMMHPTADGVLDRMKAFDAKGRTS, encoded by the coding sequence GTGACCACCATGTCCACCGCTCACCGCGCCACCGCGGTGGCCGCCCGCGCCACGGAACTGTCGAAGGTCTACGGAGAGGGCGAGACCAAGGTGACCGCCCTGGACCGGGTCACCGTGGACTTCCCGCAGGGGGAGTTCACCGCGATCATGGGCCCGTCGGGTTCCGGCAAGTCCACGCTGATGCACTGCGTGGCCGGCCTCGACAGCTTCAGCAGCGGTTCGGTGCGGATCGGCGAGACCGAGCTCGGGTCGCTCAAGGACAAGCAGCTCACCCAGCTGCGCCGGGACAAGATCGGCTTCATCTTCCAGGCGTTCAACCTGCTGCCGACGCTGACCGCGCTGGAGAACATCACGCTGCCGATGGACATCGCCGGCCGCAAGCCCGACCAGGACTGGCTGCACAAGGTCATCGAGATGGTGGGCCTCTCCGACCGGCTCAAGCACCGGCCCACCGAGCTCTCCGGCGGCCAGCAGCAGCGCGTCGCGGTGGCCCGCGCCCTGGCCTCGCGGCCCGAGATCATCTTCGGTGACGAGCCGACCGGGAACCTCGACTCCCGCTCCGGCGCCGAGGTCCTCGGCTTTCTGCGCAACTCGGTGCGCGAGCTGGGCCAGACCGTGGTGATGGTGACCCACGACCCCGCCGCCGCCTCCTACGCGGACCGGGTGATCTTCCTGGCCGACGGGGCGATCGTGGACCAGATGATGCACCCCACCGCGGACGGGGTGCTCGACCGGATGAAGGCCTTCGACGCCAAGGGCCGCACCAGCTGA